A region of Jaculus jaculus isolate mJacJac1 chromosome 16, mJacJac1.mat.Y.cur, whole genome shotgun sequence DNA encodes the following proteins:
- the LOC123455323 gene encoding nuclear cap-binding protein subunit 2-like — MSGSLLKTLRSDSYVELSQYRDQHFRGDNEEQEKLLKKSCTLYVGNLSFYTTEEQIYELFSKSGDIKKIIVGLDKMKKTACGFCFVEYYSRADAENAMRYINGTRLDDRVIRTDWDAGFKEGRQYGRGRSGGQVRDEYREDYDAGRGGYGKLAPNHPG, encoded by the coding sequence ATGTCGGGCAGCCTCCTGAAGACGCTGCGCAGCGACTCCTACGTAGAGCTCAGTCAGTACCGGGACCAACACTTCCGGGGTGACAATGAAGAACAAGAGAAACTACTGAAGAAAAGCTGCACATTGTATGTCGGAAATCTTTCCTTTTATACAACTGAAGAACAAATTTACGAACTTTTCAGCAAAAGTGGTGACATAAAGAAGATTATTGTGGGTCTggataaaatgaagaaaactgcATGTGGATTCTGTTTTGTGGAATACTATTCAAGAGCAGATGCAGAAAACGCCATGCGGTACATAAATGGAACACGTCTGGATGACCGGGTCATTCGCACAGACTGGGATGCAGGCTTCAAGGAGGGCAGGCAGTACGGACGTGGGCGGTCTGGGGGCCAGGTTCGAGATGAGTATCGGGAGGACTATGATGCTGGAAGAGGTGGCTATGGAAAACTGGCACCAaaccacccaggctga